The DNA region AAAATGAGTGAATTGTGGTTGTGCTTTCCTTGCTGTGTCACGGAACAGCCGCCGCCGGTAGATCGAATATGCTCGTCTTTTCTTTCCTTGGTTCGACTAACCATTTCATCGATTCAATATTGCGATCCAAAGACTGAACATTCTCTCTTTATTTGCAGAAAAGACGAAGAATAGACAGAAGTATGATTGGAGAACCCATGGATTTCAAAGTAAGTGCACTATTTTGGCGATTAGTCCTTGCTTTTACGTGCCAGTTCAGATCTAAAGTGGTTAACTTCGAATCTTTGATTTTGATCTGAAGCACACGGGTCACATCGGCAGCGGAGACATGGCTTCTGGATCCGATGTAAGTTAAAATTAACGACATTGTTCTCTCATTAAAACCCTTCTTTGACTTTCTGAGGAAGTAGGCTTTAATTCTTGTTAAGTCATTTATTTACGTTTAACAATTGACTTCGAAATGAACGCAGTTTGATTTTGTGGCATTCTTGTAAACCAACCTCTTTCGAGTAAAACTACGAATTTCCTCGTGGCGATACATGTTGTTCTCTTtcaattttagtttattttatcaATAGCGAGTGTTGACTGAGGGCAGCTACAATCTCACGATGttaatcttcttttctttctcgttttAGCTCGGTTCGATTCAATGTCAAATGCAATCGAAAGGTGGATATCAAGGCATTAGCGTACCAGTAACGTGCACTCCAGCAGGAATTCCAGTGGGCGGGCAGAGTTAATCGCGTATATTCTTGTAGAATACAGTAAgttctgctttgttttttccttttcgtttaTTTTACGAGAGTTTAAGTAATCAAAGTTCGTTGATGAAATTTATTTGCACTTCAAGCAACTTTGCTCAATCAATTTTCGCTTTCGTTGCATCGCTACTGCCATGCAGATATTTTAACTTTGGTGTTATTTAAGGTTATTTGTGATACTGTCAGGCagtgttatttaaaaattttgtatccGTTATTATTAAAAGAACAGGATGTGTAAAGATATTTCATCTTTATAATGTAATTCCTACGTACACTGGCGAGAATAATTTGACTTTAAGAATTTCAAAACCCATATTTTAGCATTGATTTTATGTTTAAACTCAGCACTAAACTGTCATGAACTCATGAAAAGGACATGTTGAAGAGTTCAGAGGTATACAACATTACTATCATAGATTATAATATGAAGTGtctttggaagaaaattttcttccttttcaagTTAAAATATGCATTGTCTGTTGGCAACTCCAAACAATGAGTTTTGATATTGATGTTTCTCCCCTTTGTTCTACTCTCTGAGAATGTGACATATACTTCCCGTGAGAAGGTTGTTCATTAGATGTTAGTGATTGTGGAATATTCAAACCACTAAGTTGACCTCTTGGCTGAATTTTGATGATTTGAAGTCCTTTTTATTCACCTCTAGAAACTAGTATGTGTTAACTTGACCCTGTTCCTCTGTTATTTaatttctgaaaatgaaaactctGGAACAGGTGTGCAACTGCTCAAATTAAATGATATTCTGGAAAAGGGCTGTGATGCCATTAAAAGGATGAATTTTCAGCCATTCTAACTTAATTGTCTTTGTGTGATATGTAAATCCTCTCATGATTCACTTTAAGTGAAGACAAGGATTTACAAGAAGGAAGTTATCTTGCTAAAAGTTACATGAGGATGAAAAGGAAATGTGGCATTTTCAAAATGACTTCACATCAAAATCTTAGATGTCTGTTGTTTCTTTATTATATGCCAGACTCAGATTAAATGCCAACCTTATTTAAATGCAGGGTAAAACTGCTGTTTTAGAAATAAGATTTATGAGCTGCCTTCTTGAGGCCCCTGGAATTAAAGGAAGTACAGGCCTTTTTACTTGTGGTAAACTGCACTCTTGAAAAGCCCTGTTGGTTATTTTATTCAAAGTCCGCCAGGGAAAAGTATTATTTGAAGGGATGGTTTTTTATATATATTGGATAATGGAAAAAGTTGTGCTGCCTTGACTAACTACCCTTTACATATCAGAGAGTAAGCAATTATAATTTATATTGAAAAATGATTTAGAATTGCACTCAATTTAAAATGCAGAGCCATATAAACCATGGTTTCTCCTGGCTAAGTTTGAAGGGAAAACTGGTCGCATTGAATCAAGATATATACAGAACTATTCTACTTGCATCAGGTTACACCTATGTAGAAAGAAAATGTCACATTTAGCAAAATTAAGAGAAGGGGGAGATAAATGAACTTTTAGGatcattttttggttttgttatgAAAACATTGTTCAGAACAAACTAACAACTAAAGTAATCATGCATAAGGAGTGAGTTATTGTATTACTTTTGCTGCAAAATAGTACTGCTATGTACAATGTCTGTGAAAATTGCATGTAGAGGAAACTGCaccagtttttgttttttcagagtGTGACAAAAAGACCCAAGTGTCTAATGTAGTGCTTTATTAATTGGACTTTCTTACTGTCCAAACTGATAAGAGTGAATGAATTGCAGACATGGTTACTTTACATACTATACCATTACATTTGAAATATATGCATTCAGGGCTTTTTCACCCAATCAAAATCAGTCAAACATTCTTGCTCTAAGAATAGTGTTTTGGCTCGAACCCTCTGTTATTTAAGAGTTTGCATAAGATTATGAAACATGTCTGGGAATGAAGTAATTATTTTGATGTTATCTCACTTGCACCAGTTGCAAATATTACAGCTAATTTTACTGTAACTTATGTTTACTTGTGGCATCTAATTGTCACCTGTTTTGTTCCACTTTTTTTCAGATTACACTGTTTTTGAGGaatcaacaaaatgaaaagaaaagatttcaGAAGAAGTGGCATTACAatacaaatatgaaaataatagaCTTCTAAATGTATTGCAAAGGCAAGAATTGGAGTGGCATGTGATTCCAGTTGTAAATAATAGACCAATTTGAGTAGCGTGTTTTTATATGACATTAGAATTAGTTtcataatattattataaatacCTAAAGATCTCCCTTAAACTGTTAGCTGTGTATCATAGCTAGCCTAGAATAGTCATCGTACATACAGTTTTTGATTACAACCACtcagctttttatttttttttttttttttgctcaggaaatattttaattgtctCTACCTTGTTACCACTCCATTGTTGCACAACCAGTTTTCATTGGTCATTTTCTTCTTACAGTAACGAGAGTACCATCACTTGGATATGATTATTTGCTATTTTCGTATGATCAACATGCTTCTCATTGTATTTatattatgaagaaaaatgtttgttgatttttgttttgcctagaGGGTTTTAGAATAACTCGGCATCTTTTGTAGTACCAAACTTATGAGGAAAATAATCCTTTGCTGCCAAATATTTGATGTTACTGTACATAAATAGTTAAGAAATCAAATTGTGACACAACCCCTTAAATAATGAATGAGGAAGAACATTGAATTGAAGAAGATGTATCTACTAGAAAGCAGCTAAGGAGATTTGCAAAATGTGGATTGGAATTGAATTCGACTTTTGGAATATAGGTAGTAAAATTACTCTTGTGAGGTTTtttgtgtttatatttttatctaCTTCTGCAAGTCGTGCAAGAtgtctcatttttttcctttttttttttttctcttgctggattttttttttcgtcagtGGTATTTGATTCGAAGCTATTTGTGAATATATTTGGCAAAAGAAATTACTATCGGGTATAAGTGGGACGGAGTTAAACATGACAGTCAAACCGCCCTCTGTCGAGATGGTTTAATTAGAATACTTGGAGAGAGTTGGGTCGGGAGTAAGGGCGCGACGCAAGCTTCTGTCGATATTGTGGTGTAATATATTTCTAGCGTGATGAAGGAACGTCAATTTGTTTACAACGCAAGAAAACCGGCAAGAATTAAAGTACATTCTCAAATAAGTCATATTTCGAATGTTGACGCTTTTTCCTCCATTAGATCGTAATTATAATCATCGATCAAGGGGATTATCGCGACACACGACTTCGCTGACAAGATTTAATTCGAACTGACAGAAAACCTATGGGGGTTTTACCATTGATACACTTGGCGCGTTAATATTAAACAATTGTAGAtgaaatcttcaaattttcttaaaaatacatAAGATGTAATTGCTAATTTTCATTCGAAGTTTTTTAATCGGAATTTTTTTCCGATCACGACGAACAAAGACGAAATTTCAcatgatgagaaaagaaaaagattgatTGGTGATCGAACAATCTTCTACACCCTTTGAATAAAAGGATGAAccgttttaaaaaattgctgaGTTGCAATAAGGTTCACAGAACACGCTTTTTAAATATACAGAAGAcaagacaaataaaaaattctgtTCTTTGTGGTGgagataaaatgtaaattttattcaaatttagcTTTGTTCGTAAATTTGAATCACCAAcgaaagtgttttctttttaacctGATCGTGTTTCCCTCCCGATTGGTTGACTATTTTGACGCGTTGACTTCGCGAACAGAGGTGAAATCGATTAGTTCAAAGTTGAAAGCTGTGTGAAAATAACAAGACCGTTTGGTTATCAAAGGAAAGTTGCAAAGTGCAATGCCGACGTTACGCGAGGCGTTCAACTCTGAGAAACTCACGCCATGTTGGACTGTGGTGATATTTTCGTTTATGGTGGCGTTTACGTTGTCTATTTTAGATTTGGCTGTGAATTTAACTGATCTTCATTTACCTGTGGTAATAATGTGGATAGTAACAGTTACTTCTGTTCTTTTCACTGCTGTTTACTGGTGTTATCAGAATTCATCTTTTAAACGCCGGCTCAAGGAAGGATCATGTATGAGATTTGGTCGCGAAAAAGATTTCGAGAAACGATCTCTCTCTCCACGACACAAAGAAGGTTACAGTGAAGAAGAAACGGCAAATTATGGAATGGAAAGCACAACAAGGATTACTCAGGGTGTCTCAAATGAGTAAGCAAAGGGTTTTAAAGAACAACGGAGAAATATCACTCCAGTAAGAACGACATAAGCGTCGAAGATTGATTTTTACACTTGGGCAATAGAAACACCTTTACTAATGAGTTACCCACTAAAACCCACAGGAAAGATCTGGTAAAAAACACAAATCTGACAAAATCCGCCGAAAAGGTAAAATAACGGTCACTTCCGGCTAAGAACACAATGAATATTATAAAGccataaatattgaaaataaaaataatggcCGGAAGTAAAAAACGATCTTTccatttaaatttcaagttagCGGTGACTTTAAAAACTTGTGGTACTTTTGTCAATTTTAAGGCTTAAAAGACTCCATAAAATATCTGATAAAAAATGCCAAAGAGTTCCAAAGCGAAAAGAAGTTTGTTGAAATCTCATTTCGCTGGACATAAtgataaatttgcatttcaaaataCTATAAAGTGGCTAAATAAAAGGCTGAAAGTAACGTGTCCAGTTTTATCACTACGAATCTGTTTACACAGAGGAGTGAGTCTGCAACTGGTTCTGTAACTTtgtccttttttgtttctttagaaactcgaTGTATGTTACATATAAATGTTTTGCTAATCTTTCTAAAGTTACTGAATTAATCTAAGAtaggataaattaaattttataagggtttttaaaatttccctgacAACGTGTCATTTGACAAGTTGCACATTTTCGCAAATCATCAAATTTTcaaggaggaagaagaagaagagtaCGAAAAGgaagcagaagaaaaagaagaaaataaagaagaagaaaaggaagaagaaggaaaggaagaagatatctttttttacaacagAATCACGAAACTTTCTCTTCGCGtcgaaaaaaatatcaaatatgcCATTAACCTCGATTTCTGTTTTCCGTGTGTGAGCacgttttgctttttctttccttttcttggTACAAgtatttaaaactgaaaactggAGCATTTCGGCCAAAAAATGGATTTGGTAAAATTATCAGTGTTTAGTTTAATGGCCTGCTAAAGTCGCCATGCCGCGATACGAGTGGTTTGTTGACGAACCATGAAACTGTTGATAGAGATAGGATTTTGATCCTTTATTTAAACTTGATAGCTTCTAGCTCTTTGTGAGAAGCAGGGCTTAAAGGCAAAGTGTAGAAATCAAACTATGTCTGGATTAAGAATCTGAACTACTTGGCTCTAATCTTAGTTGAGATGTGATTCGGTggatttgaaatgaaatgaaatagaGAACTGAgaagagaaagatattttttgtcttgtcacaagtttgggataaggaaaaaattctgaaccCATAAGGAATTGAACCGCAGGATGCGCCTTCCAATGCTCCaccactgagccatagagacACCCACGTGAACAAGGCTGTTACGAAGTTTCTTATGTGatgcgtcctgcatactgcttggATCTTCAATGTCCAAAGCGTCGTGTGTGTAAATAAACCTGGAGAATATGAAATATGGTAAATTTAGAAACAGTCGTTACTTGTCTTGGGTGTTCgctgtaattattttaatggaCTGCCTAGTTTGATAAACACTATTGACGGCTTTGACGGTAGAAAAATCTGGAATTcatattataatattaatgcTCTTTCGTTGTGTCCGGGCTATAGTTAGTTACAACAAGGTCTCTTCGTTACAATCCTTCTTCTTTTACACTGAAGTTTTTCAAATACATAACAGCcaactttgtttttcaaagaaggATGTACTTTAGAAACTTAATTAATCGTATTTCTCTCAATAACAATTTATTATAAGTTTGATGAAAATATCTGTTTTTTAAGAGTATCGTTCTCACAAACACGCGGCTGAAAATATCCGGTATTGCTACATCTTTCCATATTGGGGGAGTAGTGAAACTACGATTGAAAAAGATTATATCACaaatcaaattactttttaattGGCCTCTTGCGTCGCTGTCGCCGGCTCCAATTGGAATGAATTAGGTCACGCAAATCATTTAAACGGATCACGGGTCAGAGAttgtttcccttaaaaaaaaaaagcaaaacaaaacaaaacaaacaagacgGCAAGAAACACAGCCTGAAAGATAAGAAATTAAgatatacaaataaaaaacaattgtGACTGTTAATTAAAACTcctgatgattgtaatgtatcaCTTTCTGGTTAAATCCCTGTGTTTTTCGTTCGTGATCATTATTATCCTTGCTGAAAGAAAGACGCATATCCGAGGTTGCTACTTCTTCCCATTTTTGGGAAATAGTGACAGCATCTTTAAAACGGGACGATCTCCTGTTTACAATGCTGTTTTACCTGTCATGTATGTAATGTATCAGTCTGGCACGTGCTCCTTGTCTTCCCCTATTTCTGCTTCCTGCTCCAAACGCGGTTTTGGGATAAATTTTGTCATGAATTCGCATATTGTCTGAATTTCATGAggttaatctttttttcttcaagagcttagaataaaaaaaatcgagaaGTAAACAAAGGATGGaagaaaccaaaacagaaaaaagaaaataaataaaaagtaaagaacAGTTGTAATTGCGTATAGTCCTACGTTTTTCTTGTATATTATACTAGCCATCCTGGCTGGAT from Pocillopora verrucosa isolate sample1 chromosome 1, ASM3666991v2, whole genome shotgun sequence includes:
- the LOC131784246 gene encoding CDC42 small effector protein 2 isoform X1; the encoded protein is MSKMSELWLCFPCCVTEQPPPKRRRIDRSMIGEPMDFKHTGHIGSGDMASGSDLGSIQCQMQSKGGYQGISVPVTCTPAGIPVGGQS
- the LOC131784246 gene encoding CDC42 small effector protein 2-B isoform X2, with amino-acid sequence MAMSFGSCFGARSRAPEMKRRRIDRSMIGEPMDFKHTGHIGSGDMASGSDLGSIQCQMQSKGGYQGISVPVTCTPAGIPVGGQS